The region ACTCAGCGAGCCGAAACTTTGGCAAAACAAGTTCCAATTTATTTGGGCATAATCGAGGGAAAAGAGATGAAAACGACTTCGGCTCGAGGACAGTTTAATAAGTTTTCCATATTAaatttagcattttcccagggCTCTCGCACACACAGACCCACGTAGACAAACGTCATTATCATCGCATTCTAAACGCGGTCAGCATCCCAAGAATTTTCCGCAAAAACCCCaccaataaaaaacatttgaagtATGTCCCGTCTGGTCGGTCTCTTTTTTCTTGGCAAAGTTTTTTCGTCGACTATTCGGGCATTTCCCCTTGCCCCTGGACTTTCTCCTTCTGATAAGAATGCGAAATGGTCGGGAAGGAaaagaaatttatgaaaataaaataaatatgactgaaactaaagtttttattttggtgCGTGGTGCAAACTTTGCGACCGCAGTCCGCAAAAAGGTTTCCGAAACTCGAGTGTTTGGCAAATACTGAAAAACGTGCCGGTTTCGCTTAATGTACAGCATACTTTTTGCCGAAAATTCTGcggggaaaaatatttaattaccgACACACAAAAATACCAAGTTAAAGAGACCTGGCCTCGCCCAACTCTTGCGTAatccaataaaatttaaaaaaagacgAGGGCAAATTGTGCGGCGAGATATTCCCAGCCTCCCGCAGAATTCACGCCCAGGCAATTGCCTCAGGTTTCTTGATACTTAGTCGTTTTCTCTAAGCCAATTctgagaaaatatttttggaaattttaCACGCTGCGAGTGCCATTAACTCCATTAGGTTTATTACGACAAATGGCGCTAAGTCAAATTGTTGCTTCCGTTGCCGTGGGCGATGGAGGCGTTTTCAGAGTGGGCAGACTCAGGGGCATAAATTACGAAAGTTACGCATTTATTCCAAATTGAATTTCCGCCTCCGCTCGGCCGATTTTTTATTTGCGACTTTAAAGCAAGAGTCGTTGGCCAATAACGATAATTTGTTACAGGAAGTGCCCGCGTTTCGGCCAATCGAATATATccataaaaaattttcttcCTCGCTTCGATTATGCATTCATATCGGGGACTAATATTGAATGAGCCCAGCTTAAACGGAAGtgtttaattaacatttttaggcTTTATGTCAACATTTGCAGTAATGTATATTTATggcaaatttacatttttccacCGCTTTAAACATGTTAGAATAATATTTGCGCCGCAGGCACTCAATTTgattgatttgaaaatattcctCTGACCACCACCCCGCCATGTCAGCAGAATGTCAACcgtaaaaacaaacatacGCCATTCTGTCGGATCAATTTCAATCGTAAAAGACGTTaaagattcgctttgattttgTACAAGGCCATTGAACCGCGAATTCATCACCGAACTCCCAACAAAAAGCTTAGACTAAGCCTTGCCAGGGCGGGGAATATTGAATTCCGCTTGCTCGTTTCATCAAATTCTCACACAATTGCCAGATGAAAATCAAAAGCGGAATTCATCATTCATAAATGCCATAAAAGATTTCAGCGGCGCAGAGGACAGCGTCCGAGGGCCAAAGAACAGTCAGCAGCTCCGGGACAGTGTCATTTTGATGTCCTCAGACAGAAATGCTTTGTGACTTTGTTACATTTTTCATggcaacaataaaaacttggCTTTATTACCTACTTACATTCAGCGACTGCCTCGGGCGTCCCTGTGCCCGGCCCCGCCTTGGCCCTCGTTCCCACGTTTTTGCCCTGTCTTCGGCTagctaaatatttatgcagGCCGTCTAAGAAGATTGATGCCGGTTGGTCACAATGGCCAAAAAAGAGCCGTTAAAATACTGCCGAGAACATTTTACACCGATCTGCAGTCGCCGAGTTCCTAACCGCCTTGCGTTTGGCTGTTTTATGCATACTCTTGATGGGGGTTGCCTGGAGGCTCCGTCCCTAAATCAAAGTGCTTGTATGCTAATAAAATGTAGGACTTACGCGGCTTTACTACCAGACCttctattaaatattttatatttgaatcTAAGTAAACGCCAAGACTGAAGTTAGGGTGGGCAGGTTAATGAAATTCCCAAAGAATTGAATACTACTTCAGTTAAAGTTCATTTAGTACTCATCTTATGCAATCCCTTACCGCTACCGCCCCCTAatgctttattatttatagctCCCCCAACTGCGTTAATGGCGAGCGCTTTAGGGTATTCCCCCGCCGGTCTGATTTACTGGCACTGCTGCACTTGGCTATGTAGTATACATACTTTTTCACTTACAGCTACCGCACAGCATTATGGGCGAGGAATTGGCGTTTATCTTCGGGGCTCCCCTGGCCCCCGCAGGTCCTTTTCCCAGCGGCAACTACACGGTGCAGGAAAAGCTGCTTTCCGAGGCGGTAATGGCATATTGGACGAATTTCGTAAAGACCGGGTGAGTACTGGTCGGGCTGGACTTGCGGTCCACAAGGCGGATGTGGCAAGTGCATTTGGAGAAAGTTAGCAGAGGAAAGTTAGCCGGGCTCGAGGGCCGAGGACGGAGGACGGAGAGCCATCAACATCAACACGAAGAGTCACAGTTCTGCATGCAAATGCGGATGCGAATGCGGATGCAGTGTGGGATATTCATGAGTTTTGGAATGGCAACGACCGTGGCTCTGGTTTGGCATTGGCTCCGCCCCCGAGTGCGGCACGTTTCGCAATCTGCAACGCTTGGACAGCGAAATGAATAGAATTTTTACTGCCGCCTTTATTGTTATTCCACAGCCGCCGGATTGGGTGGCGGCACATGCAAATATTATAAGTTGAAGTGGCCAGCGCTCTGGGATAAAAATAAAGGCCGGgctaaaaaatggaaatgggtGCGGCAATCAAAGCCGAAATCAGAGATCGTTAGCAGGACGTTTTGGCATTCGGCTGCCGGCGAGTGTGGTTATTGGCCATAACCATGTCATTTAAATGAGCAAATGAATGGCCGGATTATGCCGATAAAATAAGATTCTTTTCCGGGCGGGCGGGGCCTTGAATGTGAACTAGAAGATAACCCATCCGTTTGCCTGGGTGTTTTTGCAGCAACCCGAAGGCCCCGTGGAAGGGCAGCTTCCTCAACTCGCACGCCCTCGAGTGGGACCGCTACGATCTGGACTGGCCGGAGTTCAATAGGAGGGCCCAGGCGTATCTCAACATTGGTAggtttttatcataaaataatttgtatataaataaaaaaaaagtatctaGTTAGGTCTTGAAATAATTCACATCAAAAGAGCCGAGTTGTTCCCTTAGCAGAAAtgattaaattgaattttaaaatattttaacagaataatattttaacgaTGAAAGATGATTAAAAACAGAGAAAAGTGTTAAAAGTGAATAGGAAATGTTaagaatattacatttttaacattGTAAAAATTACTATTTTTCCAGGCATTCCGCCAACGGTGGGCTACAAGTACCGTCAGATTTACATGAATTTCTGGAACAAGGAGCTGCCAGACGAGCTGAACCAGATTGCGGCCATTCAGGAGCAGCTGCACGGACCAGGTCAAGAGGTAATAACTGGCCACATGAGCAAGTACGGGCCGAGGGACCACGGAGCGGAGGATCCTGTGAGGACGCTGAAGCTGCTCCTCCAGGACCCCACTCTGGCAGGACCGAATCAGAGTGGTGAATCCACGGAGACGGCGGCTGAGAACATGTACAATGCCCCTCCCACGTTCGGACATGTGCACAAGATGCAGGGCGGCGGTGACTTCGAGGATCTGACGACCTCTACCAATCCCCTGGAGAGCGGGGAGGATCAGCAGCAGTCGCCGCCCGAGACGGTGGCCAAGTCGGAGGTCACTACGCAACTCCTGATCGCCCTGATAGCCATTATAATAGCTCTCAATCTGCTGATCTACGGAACCTTTCTGCTGCGCCAGCGTCGTCGGAGGGCCAAGGCCCTGCCATTTCCCGCTCCCAAGCTGGGCGGAACCATCCTTAGCTACGATGGGGCCAACGATGAGGAGCTGAAGCGGTGCAGCAAGTCCCGCGATGGAGACGAAAGCTTCGTTCTGGAAATGACCAGGAAATCAAACACCTACGAGGCCATCAAAACGGGTCAGAGATCGCTCAGTTGCTCCACAGTGGACACCCACACCAAGGTCTGTGAGTGGATGTCGGGTCAGGAGGCCCCGAAGTCGGGTAGTTTCAacacggccacgccccctcaaCCGATTTTCTCCGATGGTAGGCTTATCATATGTCAGGATATAGAGGTGGCCGATGCGGCTTTGCTGATCCCCCAGCATATGCACGAGCCGCAGCACTACGAGATGCTACTGCAGCGTCAGCACTCAGCCCTAACCGAACCCAGCGATGACATCCTCCAGCAGCAATACCCCTCGAGGAATCACTCGCATTCGCACTCGGATCCGGTGGACATGATCCTGGCGGCGGATGAGCAGGTGACCAGTTTTGTACATGCCGACGATGTGGATATCAATGTGACGAGTCGAGACGACACGGATGGTCTGGAGGTCATTCCTCTGACGGCTGCCCAGCAACTGGAGCTTCTGCGGCAGCGTAACTATCCCAAGGTCCTGCCCACGGAGCAAGAGCTTATGAACACCAGCTATAAGAGGAACTCCCTGCCGCCTCAGAACTTCAACGCTCCTCTACCGCCGCCGAGGACCATCAGCAATACCTTGGGCAGGAGGCGAAgggacagcagcaacataacCACTTCGCCACTCCAAGTGGCCAGGGACTGCGGAGCCGACGAAGAGGACCTCAAGGAGCCCCAAATCACGCAGAACACCCTCATTGTGGGACCCATTGTGCCCAAGTCGCCGGCCTCCAGTTTGAAACGCGTGAAAAGGATGCCCGAATCGGCGGCCATGACGGCGCTCAGCGGATCTTTTCAGTCCTTCGAGTCGGTGCCGCCGGCCCACGAGACCACGCCCCCCCAGGGCGAGCGGACCGAGTGCATTTACGCGATTAAGGCCAGCCCTAGCAGCTGCAGCTGGTCGGCGCCCAACGGGGATTTGTACGCGCAGCCCATGAAATCGCCCTCGAGAACCTCGCTCATTCCCAGGCCCACCAAGCTGCAGGTGGAAGCCCAATCCCCGCCAGGAGGAGTGGCCGGAGAATCTCCTGGAGCAACGGCGCCGGCCACAGCAAGCCGCATACCTCAATTGCAGCGACAGGCTTCCGGCAAGGATTTGCAAACAGCAATGCCAACGCCATCGGAGAGCCCTGCCAATCCTTTGGGATGCCAGCAGCGAACCGATTCCACAATATCGTCGGGCTCCTCGGCATCCAATGCCTCGACCGCCGACTCgtactcctcctcctcctcctcgtctaCAGGCACCGTACGCACCGAGCTGCAGCAGTTCCAGCCTCCTCCGGGGAGGGGTATTACCACCAATATATAGAAACACCAGGGAGCGCTGCCAAGAAGTCCTTCAGGACATCCCGCCGTGCCCGCAATGCGGCGACAGACAGCTGCCTGCCAAATCCTCGCCAATCCTCGTCGGCATCCCATCTCTCCGGTTTCCTTTGGTCTACAATTTTATGGGGGCCTGcgtaaatttaataatacattttggtGTAAAGTTTATCTTTGACTTGGCGGCATTGCTCGTGGTTACTGGTTTCAGCTCCGACTGCTCGCCTtctggctttgtttttgtgcGAGAAAACTTTCTGCCGGCGTAAATTAGTTAAGAAAATTGCACTGGAGGTTTCCCTGGAGATTGCAGCGAAGGTTCGCCGTATCGAAATAAGCAGCGATTCTCGTCAAGGAAACTAATTTCCTAGAGAATATTGCATGGATAAAGTCGCTTTAACAAGTTGCTTCGAAGTTTATCGAATGTTAAATAACATAGAAACTAAGGATAGTAATTGATTTTATTCACAAGAGAGTTGAA is a window of Drosophila biarmipes strain raj3 chromosome 3R, RU_DBia_V1.1, whole genome shotgun sequence DNA encoding:
- the LOC108027330 gene encoding uncharacterized protein LOC108027330; the encoded protein is MKFRLAAFWLFLLTVGGNHLQLSHVRQWGVVAEKQLHKGNELENAMKLRETSKQTRVIGDITTTIQPDPARSIGRQAVRRAKAPPPTLELHFRQSLARLFAAEDETTPGAATQSPSQAQTKGSDSPAAAFLATDKSRDEATTTHHPGRRHVVPDKLQYTQEIQVKQGRLMGITRRFQVTSGLRQVDQFLGLPYAEAPTDDRRFMPPGAPLPWQGLKIARHLPPVCPQKLPDLSPHGSENMSRGRYKHLSRLLPYLRTESEDCLYLNLYVPHEEPQSTPKQYAVLVYLHGESFEWNSGNPYDGSVLASYGEVIVVTVNYRLGVLGFLRPSIDAHNIANYALLDQIAALHWIKENIGAFGGDNGRVTLMGHSTGAACVNYLMVSPVASGLFHRAILMSGSAMSDWAASNQSLQLTMQIAHALDCPLDEHVRAEDEDVLLNCLRHRRYQDILHIPTALTQFSTSLGPIVDGHVIPNQPYKVMGHYTEHFSRYDLLFGITESESYHTLAALALEEGLRENERDNLLRFYMQSRFDVRPDLALAATLKKYQDMYNNPIKATNLEHRDVVLDILSDARVVGPLLQTGMFHADVNRRNYMYVFGHNSATGPFAHLPHSIMGEELAFIFGAPLAPAGPFPSGNYTVQEKLLSEAVMAYWTNFVKTGNPKAPWKGSFLNSHALEWDRYDLDWPEFNRRAQAYLNIGIPPTVGYKYRQIYMNFWNKELPDELNQIAAIQEQLHGPGQEVITGHMSKYGPRDHGAEDPVRTLKLLLQDPTLAGPNQSGESTETAAENMYNAPPTFGHVHKMQGGGDFEDLTTSTNPLESGEDQQQSPPETVAKSEVTTQLLIALIAIIIALNLLIYGTFLLRQRRRRAKALPFPAPKLGGTILSYDGANDEELKRCSKSRDGDESFVLEMTRKSNTYEAIKTGQRSLSCSTVDTHTKVCEWMSGQEAPKSGSFNTATPPQPIFSDGRLIICQDIEVADAALLIPQHMHEPQHYEMLLQRQHSALTEPSDDILQQQYPSRNHSHSHSDPVDMILAADEQVTSFVHADDVDINVTSRDDTDGLEVIPLTAAQQLELLRQRNYPKVLPTEQELMNTSYKRNSLPPQNFNAPLPPPRTISNTLGRRRRDSSNITTSPLQVARDCGADEEDLKEPQITQNTLIVGPIVPKSPASSLKRVKRMPESAAMTALSGSFQSFESVPPAHETTPPQGERTECIYAIKASPSSCSWSAPNGDLYAQPMKSPSRTSLIPRPTKLQVEAQSPPGGVAGESPGATAPATASRIPQLQRQASGKDLQTAMPTPSESPANPLGCQQRTDSTISSGSSASNASTADSYSSSSSSSTGTVRTELQQFQPPPGRGITTNI